The Vulpes vulpes isolate BD-2025 chromosome 10, VulVul3, whole genome shotgun sequence genome has a window encoding:
- the SRSF9 gene encoding serine/arginine-rich splicing factor 9, which produces MSGWADERGGEGDGRIYVGNLPTDVREKDLEDLFYKYGRIREIELKNRHGLVPFAFVRFEDPRDAEDAIYGRNGYDYGQCRLRVEFPRTYGSRGGWPRGGRNGPPTRRSDFRVLVSGLPPSGSWQDLKDHMREAGDVCYADVQKDGMGMVEYLRKEDMEYALRKLDDTKFRSHEGETSYIRVYPERSTSYGYSRSRSGSRGRDSPYQSRGSPHYFSPFRPY; this is translated from the exons ATGTCGGGCTGGGCGGACGAACGCGGCGGCGAGGGAGACGGGCGCATCTACGTGGGGAACCTTCCGACCGACGTGCGCGAGAAGGACCTGGAAGACCTGTTCTACAAGTACGGCCGCATCCGCGAGATCGAGCTCAAGAACCGGCACGGCCTCGTGCCCTTCGCCTTCGTGCGCTTCGAGGACCCCCG AGATGCTGAAGATGCAATTTATGGGAGGAATGGTTATGATTATGGCCAGTGTCGACTTCGTGTGGAGTTCCCCAGGACTTATGGCAGTCGGGGTGGGTGGCCCCGCGGTGGGAGGAATGGGCCTCCTACAAGAAGATCTGATTTCCGAGTTCTTGTTTCAG GACTTCCACCATCAGGCAGCTGGCAGGACCTGAAGGATCATATGCGAGAAGCTGGGGACGTCTGTTATGCAGATGTGCAGAAGGATGGAATGGGGATGGTTGAGTATCTCAGAAAAGAAGACATGGAATACGCCCTGCGTAAACTGGATGACACCAAATTCCGCTCTCATGAG GGTGAAACTTCCTACATCCGAGTTTATCCAGAGAGAAGCACCAGCTATGGCTACTCACGGTCTCGGTCTGGGTCAAGGGGCCGTGACTCTCCATACCAAAGCAGGGGTTCCCCACACTACTTCTCTCCTTTCAGGCCCTACTGA
- the DYNLL1 gene encoding dynein light chain 1, cytoplasmic, translating into MCDRKAVIKNADMSEEMQQDSVECATQALEKYNIEKDIAAHIKKEFDKKYNPTWHCIVGRNFGSYVTHETKHFIYFYLGQVAILLFKSG; encoded by the exons ATGTGCGACCGAAAGGCGGTGATCAAAAACGCCGATATGTCGGAGGAGATGCAACAGGACTCGGTGGAGTGTGCGACTCAGGCGTTGGAGAAATATAACATAGAGAAGGACATTGCGGCCCATATTAAGAAG GAGTTTGACAAGAAGTACAACCCCACCTGGCACTGCATCGTGGGGAGGAACTTCGGTAGTTATGTGACACATGAAACCAAACACTTCATCTACTTCTACCTGGGCCAAGTGGCCATTCTTCTGTTCAAATCTGGTTAA